In Anopheles gambiae chromosome 2, idAnoGambNW_F1_1, whole genome shotgun sequence, a single window of DNA contains:
- the LOC1276727 gene encoding deoxynucleoside triphosphate triphosphohydrolase SAMHD1 → MQPSTVRCGSAGIVLPIDEMEQSELTVPDAVYGTFRLPSFVRAVTEAPEFMRLKYLKQLGVSNAVFGTARHTRYDHSLGACYLSGRLLDAVNKTLNPPVTEDERKCVMLAAALHDIGHGPFSHLWEKFVEVYGAPWRHERSSVELAQCVLDRLENVSVKQIALICALIRGDAADLLTSDRQFLAHIVSSDVDVDRCDYLQRDAHHVPGVIEPSRPFRQMFDRVRVVTVEGKARLAYHWQDYPLVYEMACARQAFHRRCYQDVEVLGAELMMLDVMHEAERAGFRFTRDGTSEPLSKVHDKPELFRYLNDNITSELAASKLPGLDRAKALIARLQIKDLYKEVIRFSIDMIEEVNKFNHQQGKPIVAQAFRFVKSTKQWFGSFNVTFYKPSQTKGDDDDDVAVVSLEEARDLNHSNTVTGESAEEIKEYIIYCTDTNPAVHSAAQQYFAKLRGGSAAKES, encoded by the exons ATGCAGCCGTCCACGGTTCGTTGCGGCTCAGCGGGAATAGTGCTGCCGATAGACGAAATGGAGCAGTCCGAGCTAACGGTACCCGACGCGGTTTACGGAACATTTCGATTGCCATCGTTTGTACGGGCGGTGACGGAAGCGCCCGAGTTTATGCGGTTGAAGTATTTGAAACAGTTAGGCGTATCGAATGCGGTGTTTGGGACGGCTCGGCACACCCGATACGATCACTCGCTGGG AGCATGCTACCTGTCCGGAAGATTGCTGGACGCGGTGAACAAGACCCTCAACCCGCCCGTTACCGAGGACGAACGAAAGTGTGTAATG TTGGCTGCCGCCCTACACGACATTGGCCATGGGCCGTTTTCCCATCTGTGGGAAAAGTTTGTCGAAGTTTACGGAGCACCTTGGCGG CACGAACGTTCCTCGGTGGAGCTGGCGCAGTGTGTACTAGATCGGCTGGAAAACGTCTCGGTAAAGCAAATCGCTCTAATCTGTGCGCTAATACGAGGCGATGCAGCCGACCTGTTGACGTCGGATCGCCAATTCCTCGCGCATATCGTTAGCAGCGATGTGGACGTCGATCGGTGCGACTATCTGCAGCGCGATGCACACCACGTGCCGGGGGTGATTGAACCGTCGCGACCGTTCCGACAAATGTTCGATCGGGTGCGGGTCGTGACGGTGGAGGGCAAGGCCCGGCTCGCCTACCACTGGCAGGACTATCCGCTGGTGTACGAAATGGCCTGCGCACGGCAAGCGTTCCATCGGCGCTGCTACCAGGACGTGGAGGTGCTCGGTGCGGAGCTGATGATGCTGGACGTGATGCATGAAGCGGAACGGGCAGGTTTTCGGTTCACGCG TGATGGAACCAGTGAACCACTCTCGAAAGTACACGACAAACCGGAGCTGTTTAGGTATTTAAACGATAATATTACCTCAGAGCTGGCCGCTAGCAAGCTGCCCGGGCTCGACCGAGCCAAAGCACTCATTGCTCGCTTACAGATCAAAGATTTATACAAGGAAGTTATCCGTTTTTCAATCGACATGATTGAAGAG GTGAACAAATTCAACCACCAGCAGGGAAAACCCATCGTAGCACAAGCCTTCCGCTTCGTAAAGTCTACCAAGCAATGGTTTGGTAGCTTCAACGTTACCTTCTACAAGCCGTCACAAACGaagggtgatgatgatgatgatgtggctGTCGTTTCCCTGGAGGAAGCACGGGACCTGAACCATAGTAATACCGTAACGGGCGAATCGGCCGAAGAGATTAAAGAGTATATTATTTACTGTACCGATACGAACCCGGCAGTGCACAGTGCTGCCCAGCAGTACTTTGCTAAACTGCGCGGCGGAAGTGCAGCGAAGGAAAGCTAG
- the LOC1276728 gene encoding multiple coagulation factor deficiency protein 2 homolog → MSLVYRNSLLLHSIVLCATLLHGPVPTVGAKGPHHPGGEFSRKADKHHLDEHLQPERDHLEDDLKRLPIGEQSLTEMSEDEKNFYYFKLHDSDNNDNLDGLEMLHAATHHHSKSDGQLHGIDRAATQTGDDRAPLLDDDEFNHIIEVIDDFIEFADTDKNGLLNYPEYINAINLNDPKTQPSTVDNSPNEPGQRAAAPTDVPAESDAK, encoded by the exons ATGAGCCTCGTGTACCGTAACAGCCTTCTGTTACACTCCATCGTTCTGTGCGCTACCCTGCTACACGGCCCCGTTCCTACCGTAGGTGCAAAGGGACCCCATCATCCGGGGGGTGAGTTTAGCCGCAAAGCAGACAAACATCACCTGGACGAGCATTTGCAACCGGAGCGAGA CCATCTGGAAGATGACTTGAAGAGATTGCCAATCGGCGAACAGAGCCTGACGGAAATGTCGGAGGACGAGAAAAACTTTTACTACTTCAAGCTGCACGATTCGGACAATAACGACAATCTCGATGGGTTGGAAATGCTGCACGCGGCCACCCATCATCACAGCAAATCCGACGGTCAGCTGCACGGTATCGATCGTGCCGCGACCCAGACGGGCGATGATCGTGCACCGCTGCTGGACGATGACGAATTCAACCATATCATTG AGGTCATTGATGATTTCATCGAGTTTGCAGATACGGACAAGAATGGGCTGCTAAACTATCCCGAGTACATAAATGCCATCAATCTAAACGATCCCAAAACGCAACCCTCAACGGTCGACAACAGTCCGAATGAGCCCGGGCAACGCGCCGCTGCCCCTACGGATGTTCCTGCCGAAAGCGATGCTAAATAA